Proteins from a genomic interval of Benincasa hispida cultivar B227 chromosome 7, ASM972705v1, whole genome shotgun sequence:
- the LOC120081414 gene encoding pentatricopeptide repeat-containing protein At2g19280 has protein sequence MKSAFSKISFCSKLNFGRKRGCRYSATANSALSSLNYVDDGCFTFECPMATNYDNDSVEQSHFGNEVQVSKGQKADQDEMKTIKLILGNHGINLGSHPKQFETVRILDILFEDSSDAGLCLYYFKWSGCLSGSNQSLESICKMLHILVTGNMNHRAVDLMSHLAKTYGSKEGSSTILLKLLYETHTERKTLETTCSMLVHCYIKERMVTAALILMGQMKHLNIFPSIWVYKSVIQALLQTNQLELAWDLLEEMYRRGISLNYSINLFIHHYCAKGNLGRGWKVLLELRNFGSKPDAVDYTIMINSLCKISLLKEATALLFKMIAFGVSPDSVMMSSVIDGYCKVGKSDIACKILKYFRLPLNIFTYNSFITRLCMEGNMAKASKVFLEMFEVGLVPDRVSYTTMIGGYCKVENINKAFSYLCKMIKSGIQPSIITYTLFIDNFCKCGDVEMAEVLFQKIIIEGLKPDVVTYNILMDGYGKKGYLHKTFELLDMMRSTNVTPDVVTYNTLINGLVMRGFLKEAKDILDELIRRDFSIDVVTYTNIIYGYSKRGNFEEAFLLWYHMTDNCVKPDVVTCSALLSGYCREQRMDEANALFCKMLDIGLSPDLILYNTLIHGFCSVGNVDEGCNFVKKMIESSIIPNNVTHCALVLGFQKKRAINPIGSATSKLQEILLAYNLQIDANGYI, from the coding sequence ATGAAGAGTgcattttcaaaaataagtttCTGCTCCAAGCTCAACTTTGGAAGAAAAAGAGGATGTAGATATTCTGCAACAGCCAATTCTGCGTTGTCTTCTTTGAACTATGTGGACGATGGCTGCTTTACTTTTGAATGTCCGATGGCTACAAACTATGATAATGACTCTGTTGAACAAAGTCATTTTGGCAATGAAGTTCAAGTATCTAAAGGTCAGAAAGCTGATCAGGATGAaatgaaaacaataaaattgaTACTTGGGAACCATGGGATTAATCTTGGTTCGCATCCGAAACAATTTGAGACCGTAAGGATTTTGGACATTCTATTTGAGGATAGTTCAGATGCTGGACTTTGTCTTTACTACTTCAAATGGTCAGGATGTTTATCTGGATCTAATCAGTCGCTGGAGTCAATCTGTAAGATGTTGCATATTTTGGTTACTGGGAATATGAATCATAGGGCAGTTGATTTAATGTCACACCTAGCTAAAACTTATGGTAGTAAAGAGGGATCTTCAACCATATTGCTGAAACTTTTGTATGAAACACATACTGAAAGGAAGACTTTGGAAACCACATGCAGCATGCTGGTTCACTGTTATATCAAGGAAAGGATGGTAACGGCTGCTCTTATATTGATGGGTCAAATGAAGCACCTTAACATATTTCCTTCTATATGGGTATACAAGTCGGTGATACAAGCTTTATTACAAACCAATCAATTGGAGTTGGCTTGGGATCTTCTTGAAGAAATGTACCGGCGAGGTATaagtttaaattattcaatcaatttatttattcatcACTATTGTGCAAAAGGTAATCTGGGAAGGGGGTGGAAAGTGCTTCTGGAGTTGAGGAATTTTGGATCTAAGCCTGATGCAGTTGATTACACTATTATGATCAACTCACTTTGCAAAATTTCTCTATTAAAAGAAGCCACCGCACTGTTGTTTAAAATGATTGCTTTTGGTGTTTCCCCTGATTCAGTTATGATGAGTTCTGTTATTGATGGTTATTGTAAAGTAGGAAAGTCAGATATAGCTTGTAAAATATTGAAGTATTTTAGGCTTCCCCTAAATATTTTCACATACAATAGCTTTATAACAAGGTTATGTATGGAAGGTAACATGGCAAAAGCTTCTAAAGTTTTTCTTGAAATGTTTGAGGTGGGCTTAGTTCCAGACCGTGTTAGTTACACAACCATGATAGGAGGCTATTGTAAAGTGGAAAACATAAACAAAGCATTTTCTTACCTGTGCAAGATGATAAAAAGTGGAATACAACCATCTATTATCACGTATACTTTGTTCATTGATAACTTTTGCAAGTGTGGAGATGTGGAAATGGCTGAAGTTTTGTTccaaaaaattattattgaggGTTTAAAACCTGATGTTGTCACGTATAATATTTTGATGGATGGATATGGAAAGAAGGGCTACTTGCATAAGACTTTTGAACTCCTTGATATGATGAGATCTACCAATGTTACCCCTGACGTAGTGACATATAACACTCTCATTAATGGTCTTGTTATGCGAGGGTTTCTTAAAGAGGCAAAGGATATTCTAGATGAGCTCATCAGGAGGGATTTCAGTATAGATGTTGTCACATACACCAATATCATTTACGGATATTCCAAAAGGGGAAACTTTGAGGaagcttttcttctttggtaTCATATGACTGACAATTGTGTAAAGCCTGATGTTGTTACTTGCAGTGCCCTTCTTAGTGGGTATTGTCGAGAACAACGTATGGACGAAGCAAATGCTCTATTTTGTAAAATGCTGGACATTGGGTTAAGTCCAGACTTGATATTGTACAATACTCTAATCCATGGATTTTGCAGTGTTGGTAATGTGGACGAAGGTTGCAATTTCGTAAAGAAGATGATTGAAAGCAGTATCATTCCGAACAATGTTACTCATTGTGCACTTGTCCTCGGATTTCAGAAAAAAAGAGCTATCAATCCAATAGGGAGTGCCACTTCTAAGCTTCAAGAAATCTTGCTTGCATATAATCTTCAGATCGATGCCAATGGATATATATAA
- the LOC120081461 gene encoding alpha-galactosidase 3: MANRIRFESVFLLILSLSAASVAIAERRVSLLNGYDKSIFKSSFHRIYDTSKYGILQLQNGLARTPQMGWNSWNFFACNINDTLIKETADALISSGLAELGYVYVNIDDCWNTQKRDSKDQLVPDPKAFPSGIKPVADYVHSKGLKLGIYSDAGLFTCQVRAGSLYHENDDAQLFASWGIDYLKYDNCYNLGIKPIERYPPMRDALNATGRSIFYSICEWGVDDPALWAGKVGNSWRTTDDINDTWASMTTLADINNKWAAYAGPGGWNDPDMLEVGNGGMTYQEYRAHFSIWALMKSPLLIGCDVRNMTKETSEILSNKEVIAVNQDPLGVQGRKVKVFGKDGCLQVWAGPLSGSRLAVVLWNRCSVASTITTDWNVLRLKPNTIVSVRDLWLHEDIAGDAVASFGAEVDPHDCKMFVFTPVATSRAEM, translated from the exons ATGGCGAACAGAATAAGGTTTGAATCAGTGTTTTTACTGATTTTGTCACTCTCGGCGGCGTCTGTGGCGATTGCAGAGAGAAGAGTGTCACTATTGAATGGTTATGATAAATCGATTTTCAAGTCATCATTTCATCGGATTTATGATACCTCCAAGTACGGCATATTGCAGCTTCAAAATGGCTTGGCTCGAACGCCTCAGATGGG ATGGAATAGCTGGAATTTTTTCGCCTGTAATATTAATGACACTCTTATCAAGGAAACTG CGGATGCACTCATTTCTTCGGGTCTGGCTGAGTTAGGTTATGTGTACGTCAACATAG ATGATTGCTGGAACACCCAAAAGAGAGATTCAAAG GATCAACTGGTTCCTGATCCTAAGGCTTTCCCATCAGGAATTAAACCTGTTGCTGATTATGTACATAGTAAAGGCTTGAAGCTTGGAATCTATTCTGATGCTGG TCTTTTCACCTGCCAAGTTCGAGCAGGGTCACTTTACCATGAAAATGATGATGCGCAGTTGTTTGCTTCTTGG ggGATTGATTATTTGAAGTACGATAACTGTTACAATCTGGGAATTAAACCAATAGAGCG atacccacctatgcGTGATGCACTAAATGCAACTGGGCGTAGTATTTTCTATTCAATTTGTGAATG GGGTGTTGATGATCCAGCATTATGGGCCGGCAAGGTTGGAAACAGTTGGCGTACAACAGATGACATTAATGATACATGGGCAAG CATGACTACTCTTGCAGATATCAACAATAAGTGGGCAGCCTATGCAGGACCTGGTGGCTGGAATG ATCCGGATATGTTGGAAGTTGGTAATGGAGGCATGACTTATCAGGAATATCGTGCTCATTTTAGCATATGGGCTCTGATGAAG TCCCCTCTTTTGATCGGTTGCGATGTTCGAAACATGACTAAAGAAACTTCAGAAATTCTTAGCAACAAGGAGGTCATTGCAGTAAACCAAG ATCCTCTTGGGGTCCAGGGAAGAAAGGTTAAAGTTTTTGGAAAGGATGGTTGCCTTCAG GTTTGGGCAGGTCCTCTATCTGGAAGCCGCTTGGCTGTTGTTCTTTGGAATCGATGTTCAGTTGCATCAACGATCACCACGGATTGGAACGTACTTAGGCTTAAACCCAACACTATTGTCTCAGTAAGAGACTTGTGGCTG CACGAAGATATTGCAGGAGATGCAGTGGCATCATTTGGAGCAGAAGTTGATCCTCACGACTGTAAAATGTTCGTCTTCACACCTGTGGCGACGTCCCGTGCTGAAATGTAG